In a genomic window of Dyadobacter fermentans DSM 18053:
- the porV gene encoding type IX secretion system outer membrane channel protein PorV → MRLFFVTLSSLFFLTSGTLFAQQDSTRRIPASPLSFLTFAPDARSAALGEAGVALSPDANASYWNAAKLPYNTKDFGVSASYTPWLRHLVDDMWLGYLTAYKKLGDRQAVALSFNYFNNGELDLRNAQGDNVGYFNSREFAINGTYSRQLGRNFSMGLTLKYISSNLAGNAVINNVSLSPARVAAGDISAYYKKEFKNEDTGSELVWSLGAVLSNLGGKINYGSGTETENFIPTTLKVGTGLSYTGDGRNRFNFIIDFSKLMVPTPDGKTNVNTKPLLNGVFGSFSDAPDGFKEEIQEVAIATGLEYWYNNIFALRAGYFAENKNKGDRQFFTAGAGLRFADKYAVDFAYMFPTRQNSPLAQTLRITLSLALNKAEKLDVTDSEN, encoded by the coding sequence ATGAGACTTTTTTTTGTTACATTATCCTCACTATTCTTTTTAACATCAGGTACGCTTTTCGCTCAGCAGGATTCTACAAGAAGAATCCCGGCATCACCACTTTCCTTTTTAACATTTGCCCCTGATGCGAGAAGTGCAGCGTTAGGAGAAGCCGGTGTAGCGCTCAGCCCGGATGCGAATGCGAGTTACTGGAATGCGGCAAAGCTTCCTTACAACACAAAAGACTTCGGCGTTTCAGCTTCTTACACGCCGTGGTTGCGCCACCTGGTGGATGATATGTGGCTCGGCTACCTCACAGCTTATAAGAAATTGGGCGACCGCCAGGCAGTAGCGCTTTCTTTCAACTACTTCAACAATGGTGAACTGGATTTGCGTAACGCGCAAGGCGATAATGTTGGTTATTTCAATTCACGCGAATTTGCGATCAACGGAACGTATTCACGTCAGCTTGGAAGAAACTTCTCCATGGGCCTTACCCTGAAATACATTTCGTCTAACCTGGCCGGAAACGCGGTGATCAATAACGTTTCACTCAGCCCTGCACGTGTTGCGGCGGGTGATATCAGCGCTTATTATAAAAAGGAATTCAAAAATGAAGACACCGGCAGCGAGTTGGTGTGGTCATTGGGTGCAGTGCTTTCCAATCTGGGTGGTAAGATCAACTACGGATCAGGCACTGAAACGGAGAACTTCATTCCAACGACTTTGAAAGTAGGTACCGGGTTGTCGTATACTGGCGACGGAAGAAACCGCTTCAACTTCATCATCGATTTCAGCAAACTGATGGTGCCAACCCCGGATGGAAAGACCAACGTGAACACCAAGCCATTGCTGAACGGTGTGTTCGGTTCATTCTCCGACGCTCCGGATGGTTTCAAGGAAGAAATTCAGGAAGTAGCCATCGCAACCGGTTTGGAATACTGGTATAACAATATCTTCGCTTTGAGAGCAGGTTATTTCGCAGAGAACAAAAACAAAGGCGACCGCCAGTTCTTCACAGCCGGTGCAGGTTTGCGCTTTGCCGACAAGTACGCGGTAGATTTCGCCTACATGTTCCCTACCAGACAGAACAGCCCGCTCGCGCAAACATTGCGCATCACCTTGTCGCTCGCACTGAACAAGGCTGAAAAGCTGGACGTGACCGACTCGGAAAACTAA
- a CDS encoding M16 family metallopeptidase, whose protein sequence is MSLDRTIAPDFKVIQSIHLPEPQSHILDNGVALHVINIGEQPVVRLECIFEAGNWYESELAASYFAIKMLPEGVEGMMSQEISEAFDRLGAFTEMTHTSDRAGIVVYCLSRFLPDVLPLVQKLILGASFPEKEFKELKNITVQNLKVNKEKTAYLATTEFRALLFGLAHPYGQSQTEEGIDALEIDAVLEHYRRFIRNGKCTLVLAGQVTEANVAQVNATLGQTAIAAETEPVLFQAESPYQGSEAVVERPESVQSSIRMGRVLFNRHHPDYFKMLVTNEILGGYFGSRLMKNIREEKGLTYGISSHLVTLRNEGYLMIGTDVKKDFTQQTIDEIKKEIHRLQTELVGAEELQTVKSFMAGEFAGSLNTAFEVADRRKVLLLDSLPADFFNQYIDRIHATTADDVMKMANRYLRPEDMVTVVAGGK, encoded by the coding sequence ATGTCACTGGACCGCACCATTGCCCCTGATTTCAAAGTCATTCAAAGCATTCATCTGCCCGAACCGCAGAGCCATATCCTCGATAACGGGGTGGCGCTGCATGTGATCAATATCGGGGAACAACCTGTGGTGCGCCTGGAATGCATTTTCGAAGCGGGCAACTGGTACGAAAGCGAACTGGCGGCGTCGTACTTCGCCATCAAAATGCTGCCCGAGGGCGTGGAAGGAATGATGTCGCAGGAAATCAGCGAGGCGTTCGACAGGCTGGGCGCATTCACCGAAATGACCCACACGTCCGATCGCGCGGGCATCGTCGTTTATTGTTTGTCGCGCTTCCTGCCCGATGTGCTCCCGCTCGTCCAGAAGCTGATCCTCGGCGCTTCGTTTCCGGAAAAGGAGTTTAAGGAGTTGAAGAACATCACCGTTCAGAATTTGAAGGTAAACAAGGAGAAAACCGCTTACCTGGCCACGACGGAGTTCCGCGCGCTGCTGTTCGGCCTGGCACATCCTTACGGGCAAAGCCAAACCGAAGAAGGAATCGACGCATTGGAAATTGATGCCGTTTTGGAACATTACAGGCGATTTATCCGCAATGGAAAATGTACGCTGGTTCTCGCCGGACAGGTCACCGAGGCGAACGTCGCCCAGGTGAATGCGACGTTGGGCCAAACCGCCATCGCGGCCGAAACGGAACCGGTGTTGTTCCAGGCAGAGTCACCCTACCAGGGCAGCGAAGCGGTGGTGGAGCGGCCGGAGAGCGTTCAGTCGTCGATCCGCATGGGACGAGTGCTTTTCAACCGCCATCATCCCGATTATTTCAAAATGCTCGTCACAAACGAAATTCTGGGCGGTTACTTCGGGTCGCGGCTGATGAAGAATATCCGCGAAGAAAAAGGGCTAACCTACGGCATCTCGTCGCACCTGGTGACGCTGCGTAATGAGGGATATCTCATGATCGGTACGGATGTAAAGAAGGATTTTACCCAGCAGACTATCGATGAGATCAAAAAGGAAATACACCGCCTGCAAACCGAGCTGGTCGGCGCCGAAGAATTGCAGACGGTCAAGAGCTTTATGGCCGGAGAGTTCGCCGGCTCGCTGAACACCGCTTTCGAGGTCGCCGATCGCCGTAAAGTGTTGCTGTTGGACAGCCTGCCGGCCGATTTCTTCAACCAGTATATCGACCGCATCCACGCCACTACGGCCGATGACGTGATGAAAATGGCAAACCGCTATTTGCGTCCGGAAGATATGGTAACCGTAGTCGCGGGAGGCAAATAG
- a CDS encoding DUF4290 domain-containing protein, with protein MPVLPLDLILFPQKLIIFVHYKIDIPLKEYGSNVQKLADHIVRIEDKAKRTLYAHILVELMRQIHPNMRDNQDYTNKLWDDLYIISGFELDVDSPFPPPSPEALGKKPLRVEYNQQNLQFRHYGRNIDLLLEKASQTENPEDRLAFVSYIFRLMRSFFNAWNKDNPEDSVLLSQLEQLSKGRLKEEIDYIRKSGPIDAAPKDRNNNQERNRVNQTGGNNFKAQSHNSDRQGGNNQGNQNRNRNNKFSNRNGNNNNNNRNNNRKKSGM; from the coding sequence ATGCCTGTTTTACCGCTGGACCTCATTTTGTTTCCACAAAAACTTATTATTTTTGTCCATTATAAAATAGATATCCCATTGAAAGAATACGGTAGTAACGTACAAAAACTGGCCGACCACATCGTCAGGATCGAGGATAAGGCTAAGCGCACCCTCTACGCGCACATCCTGGTCGAGCTTATGCGTCAGATACATCCCAACATGCGGGATAACCAGGATTACACCAATAAGTTGTGGGACGACCTGTACATTATTTCCGGTTTCGAGTTGGACGTTGACAGTCCTTTCCCTCCGCCATCGCCGGAGGCGCTCGGCAAAAAGCCGCTTCGTGTCGAGTACAACCAGCAAAACCTGCAATTCCGCCACTACGGCCGCAATATCGATTTGCTTCTGGAAAAAGCGTCGCAGACGGAGAATCCGGAAGACCGCCTCGCATTCGTTTCCTACATTTTCCGCCTGATGCGTTCGTTCTTCAACGCCTGGAACAAGGACAATCCCGAAGATAGCGTGCTGCTGAGCCAGCTGGAACAGCTTAGCAAAGGGCGCCTGAAAGAAGAAATCGACTACATCCGCAAATCAGGGCCTATCGATGCCGCGCCCAAAGACCGGAACAATAACCAGGAGCGAAACCGCGTAAACCAGACCGGCGGCAACAACTTCAAAGCCCAGTCGCACAACTCCGACAGGCAGGGCGGCAACAACCAGGGCAATCAGAACCGTAACCGGAACAATAAATTCTCCAACCGGAACGGAAACAATAACAACAACAACCGGAATAACAACCGTAAAAAATCTGGCATGTAA
- the murA gene encoding UDP-N-acetylglucosamine 1-carboxyvinyltransferase — MASFKITGDRRLKGEIVPQGAKNEALQIICAVLLTKEPVTIHNIPDIRDVNQLINLLGDLGVRRTRLSESSIRFEADDINLDYLESDSFRQKAAALRGSVMLLGPMLARFRKGRIPRPGGDKIGRRRLDTHFLGFEKLGAEFSYDEEDGGFYRVDAANLKGTFMLLDEASVTGTANVLMAAVMAEGTTTIYNAACEPYLQQLCKMLNRMGAKISGIASNMLIVEGVSELKGTEHTMLPDMIEIGSFIGLAAMTQSEITIKDCQIPELGIIPDVFKRLGIQMEFRGDDIFIPAQERYRIENYLDGSTLSVADAPWPGFTPDLLSIVLVTATQAQGTVLIHQKMFESRLFFVDKLIEMGAQIILCDPHRATVIGHNRETQLRGIRMTSPDIRAGVALLIAAMSAKGVSIIDNIEQIDRGYQNIDTRLNAIGAEIVRL, encoded by the coding sequence ATGGCATCATTTAAAATTACCGGGGATCGACGTCTCAAGGGTGAAATCGTGCCGCAAGGCGCCAAGAACGAAGCATTGCAGATCATCTGCGCCGTGCTGCTTACCAAAGAGCCGGTTACGATCCATAACATTCCGGATATCCGCGACGTGAACCAGTTGATCAACCTGTTGGGCGATCTGGGCGTACGCCGCACCCGCTTGAGCGAATCATCCATTCGTTTCGAAGCCGACGATATCAACCTCGATTACCTCGAATCGGACTCGTTCCGGCAGAAAGCGGCCGCATTGCGCGGCTCGGTCATGCTGCTGGGTCCGATGCTGGCGCGATTCCGCAAAGGTCGCATTCCTCGTCCGGGCGGTGATAAAATCGGCCGCAGGAGATTGGACACGCACTTTTTGGGTTTTGAGAAATTGGGTGCGGAGTTCAGCTACGACGAAGAAGACGGCGGATTTTATCGCGTCGACGCCGCGAACCTGAAAGGCACTTTCATGCTTTTGGACGAAGCCTCGGTAACCGGTACAGCCAACGTACTCATGGCCGCGGTAATGGCCGAAGGTACGACTACCATTTACAATGCCGCCTGCGAGCCTTATTTGCAGCAGCTTTGTAAAATGCTGAACCGCATGGGCGCCAAAATTTCCGGCATTGCTTCCAACATGCTGATTGTGGAAGGCGTGAGCGAGTTGAAAGGTACCGAACATACGATGCTGCCCGACATGATCGAAATCGGCAGTTTCATCGGTCTGGCGGCGATGACGCAATCAGAAATCACGATCAAAGACTGCCAGATTCCAGAGCTGGGCATTATTCCCGATGTTTTCAAGAGACTGGGCATTCAAATGGAATTCCGTGGCGACGATATTTTCATCCCTGCGCAGGAACGCTACCGCATCGAAAACTACCTCGACGGCTCCACATTATCGGTAGCCGATGCCCCGTGGCCCGGCTTCACGCCCGATTTGCTGAGCATTGTGCTCGTAACGGCTACGCAGGCGCAGGGAACGGTGCTCATTCACCAGAAAATGTTCGAAAGCCGGCTGTTCTTTGTGGATAAACTGATCGAAATGGGCGCACAAATCATCCTTTGCGACCCGCACCGTGCAACCGTGATCGGCCATAACCGCGAAACACAGCTCCGCGGCATCCGCATGACTTCGCCGGACATCCGTGCCGGGGTAGCATTGCTCATCGCAGCCATGTCGGCCAAAGGCGTAAGCATTATCGACAATATCGAACAAATCGACCGCGGATACCAGAACATCGACACACGCCTGAACGCGATCGGCGCGGAGATTGTGCGGTTGTAA
- a CDS encoding 3-keto-disaccharide hydrolase, whose protein sequence is MKLQLTILFSLMCLMVFGQKNNADKQEWKQLFNGKNLDGWDIKIRGYELNDNYNNTFRVEDGKMLVRYDKYDDFAQKYGHIFYKGDFSYYRVAVEYRFVGEQAPKGEGWAWRNSGVMVHGQPAATMGKDQDFPASIEVQLLGGNDKTRTTCNLCTPGTNVVIDGKLVTQHCVNSKSKTYNGDQWVRAEVLVLGDSLIQHFANGEMVLEYNKPQLGGGNLGGATDPEVKIAGKLLDHGSISLQSESHPVEFRKVEILDLKGCMDPKATNYKSYYVKADNGKCTYGRKK, encoded by the coding sequence ATGAAATTACAACTCACGATCCTGTTCAGCCTGATGTGCCTGATGGTTTTCGGTCAAAAGAATAATGCCGACAAGCAGGAATGGAAGCAGCTTTTCAACGGAAAAAACCTGGATGGCTGGGATATTAAAATCCGCGGCTACGAACTGAACGACAATTACAATAACACATTCCGGGTGGAAGACGGCAAAATGCTGGTTCGGTATGACAAATACGACGATTTCGCGCAGAAATACGGCCATATTTTCTACAAAGGTGATTTTTCCTACTACCGTGTGGCGGTAGAGTACCGGTTTGTAGGCGAGCAGGCGCCGAAGGGCGAAGGCTGGGCGTGGCGTAACTCGGGCGTGATGGTGCATGGGCAGCCAGCCGCGACGATGGGCAAAGATCAGGATTTCCCCGCGTCGATCGAAGTGCAGCTTTTGGGAGGCAACGACAAAACCCGCACGACCTGCAACTTGTGTACACCCGGTACCAATGTGGTGATCGATGGTAAACTGGTTACGCAGCATTGTGTCAACTCCAAATCAAAAACCTATAACGGCGACCAGTGGGTACGCGCCGAAGTGCTGGTACTGGGCGATTCGCTGATCCAGCATTTTGCCAATGGCGAAATGGTGCTGGAATACAACAAGCCGCAGCTCGGCGGCGGTAATTTGGGCGGCGCCACCGATCCGGAAGTAAAAATCGCCGGCAAGTTGCTCGATCACGGTTCCATTTCACTCCAAAGCGAAAGCCATCCCGTCGAGTTCCGCAAAGTAGAAATACTGGATTTGAAGGGATGTATGGACCCGAAAGCGACGAATTACAAGTCTTACTATGTGAAGGCGGATAATGGGAAGTGCACTTATGGGCGGAAAAAATGA
- the porU gene encoding type IX secretion system sortase PorU: protein MPVCLALLSSFFTHAQKSVLAEGTWFRLAVTGSGICRVDAELLSGMGVDIASVNPVGIRIYGNGGGMLPQSNKAGYVNALTENAIWVSGEEDGRFDKGDAVYFYAEGPHVIKYDAASDELRHQINYYSDSSFYFITFTSDKGLRIKSQPAIAAAKSPIVGTFDDYWFYETESSNSLKSGREWWGEYLAGSSGFSTDVDMPGVVPGSDFKLRTSTIGAAQVPTRFIWQVNGSEAGQEAIGTVSTGTYDVKALRSGNTYLIRNAPASGKFTIGVTYQKNGQSSAEAYLDYIGLQVKRELRNYGAQQVYHFLPQPTDTVTYQFAGPSNGVNLWNITNPLLPTAITGKDATGAFRWTARGGESVQKYISFQFEDAQAPVAIQPVLNQNIAASVTPDLLIITPAEWVGEANRLAGFRNSNDGLDVLVVTTDQVYNEYASGSSDITAIRDFARNLYQKTPGKLKYLLLFGDATYDYRNLLRNQSPAQRAAWVPVYESRESLNPVYTYSSDDYFGFMDEAEGDWNEHATGDHTVDIGVGRLPVKSREEAKIVVDKLMRYETSFGMWKNAVKFVADDGDGNIHQRHADQLANLIGGRMFATRSFIDEVPQTTTDAGQKAPAINKAIRHAIDNGTLILNYTGHGGVSGWAEEQVLTLADMLSSRGMNNLPLLITATCDFGRYDDPGVVSGAELMVLSPKGAAVGAISTTRPVYSSTNFALNKAFYEALLHAKPGERLGDFFLKTKNNALAGSLNRNFTLLADPSMTLSPSRKGIRWTSQPDTLRALQKVTLQAEVFDPRTGAMDDDFNGTARVVVYDKPIEFRTLGNGGSAETYTEFRSKLFDGHVSVKNGRLQCTLQMPKDIDYRLGAGRISTYAVNADSTDDASAQLSVLIGGSAVQQTDSIPPKLAGYLNTPAFRDGDTVEPSPVLVLKMSDESGISISRAGIGHDITMTLNDTLTVVLNDYYQADLDNYKSGTINYPLDNLPAGKYIVRLKVWDTYTNFSEIAFGFLVGPAKGIRLNTFKIYPNPFQKDLTLELGHDRVNEDVELIFNILLVNGQRLGTYRKLYYNSEPIIREEWDITQWLKTVPLAETLVYQLSVRSLKDNSTVQKAGKLIRYP, encoded by the coding sequence ATGCCGGTTTGCCTGGCATTGCTGAGTTCCTTTTTTACACATGCACAAAAATCGGTATTGGCGGAGGGCACCTGGTTCAGACTGGCTGTGACCGGGTCGGGCATTTGCCGCGTCGACGCTGAACTGCTCTCCGGAATGGGCGTCGATATCGCATCGGTGAACCCGGTGGGGATCCGTATTTACGGCAACGGCGGCGGCATGCTGCCGCAGTCGAATAAGGCGGGATATGTCAATGCATTAACGGAGAATGCGATCTGGGTGAGTGGTGAAGAGGACGGCAGATTCGACAAAGGTGACGCCGTTTACTTCTACGCAGAAGGCCCGCACGTGATAAAGTATGATGCCGCCAGCGACGAACTCCGCCATCAGATCAACTACTATTCCGATTCGAGTTTCTATTTCATCACTTTTACGTCCGACAAAGGCCTGAGGATCAAGTCGCAGCCCGCTATTGCAGCAGCGAAATCACCGATAGTCGGCACATTCGACGATTATTGGTTTTACGAAACGGAATCTTCCAATTCATTGAAATCCGGTCGCGAATGGTGGGGCGAATATCTGGCCGGCTCTTCCGGTTTCAGCACCGATGTGGATATGCCGGGTGTAGTGCCCGGCTCCGACTTCAAACTCAGAACATCCACGATCGGAGCCGCCCAGGTGCCGACGCGCTTCATCTGGCAGGTGAATGGCAGCGAAGCAGGGCAGGAGGCTATCGGTACGGTAAGCACCGGGACCTACGATGTGAAAGCATTGCGATCAGGGAATACTTATCTTATCAGGAACGCGCCGGCTTCGGGCAAATTTACCATCGGTGTAACCTATCAAAAGAATGGCCAAAGCTCGGCTGAGGCCTATCTCGACTATATCGGCTTGCAGGTGAAGCGCGAGTTACGGAATTATGGAGCGCAGCAGGTTTACCATTTCCTTCCCCAACCGACCGACACCGTTACCTACCAGTTTGCAGGTCCTTCCAACGGCGTAAATCTTTGGAATATCACCAATCCGCTTCTCCCGACTGCCATTACCGGGAAAGACGCGACAGGCGCATTCCGCTGGACGGCCCGGGGAGGCGAAAGCGTTCAGAAATACATTAGTTTTCAGTTTGAGGACGCACAGGCGCCCGTTGCAATACAACCCGTACTCAACCAAAACATTGCCGCCTCCGTCACGCCGGACCTGCTGATTATCACACCCGCTGAGTGGGTCGGTGAGGCAAACCGCCTGGCCGGATTCAGGAATAGCAATGATGGGCTGGATGTGCTCGTTGTCACAACCGACCAGGTTTACAACGAATACGCATCCGGCAGTTCAGACATCACCGCCATCCGCGATTTCGCCCGAAATCTCTACCAGAAGACACCCGGCAAGCTGAAATACCTTTTGTTGTTCGGCGATGCCACGTACGATTACCGGAATCTGCTTCGCAACCAATCTCCGGCGCAGCGCGCTGCCTGGGTGCCGGTGTACGAAAGCCGCGAATCGCTTAACCCGGTTTATACGTATTCGTCGGACGACTATTTCGGATTTATGGACGAAGCCGAGGGCGACTGGAACGAGCATGCGACAGGTGACCACACGGTGGACATTGGCGTGGGAAGACTGCCGGTAAAATCCCGGGAGGAAGCAAAGATTGTGGTGGATAAATTGATGCGCTACGAGACATCGTTCGGAATGTGGAAAAATGCGGTGAAGTTCGTGGCCGACGATGGCGACGGTAACATTCACCAGCGCCACGCCGATCAGCTTGCTAACCTGATCGGGGGCAGGATGTTTGCTACAAGGTCATTTATCGACGAAGTGCCGCAAACCACCACCGATGCCGGACAAAAGGCGCCGGCTATTAACAAGGCCATCCGCCATGCGATCGACAATGGAACGCTGATATTAAACTATACCGGTCACGGGGGCGTAAGCGGCTGGGCGGAAGAGCAGGTGCTGACCCTGGCCGACATGTTGTCGAGCCGTGGAATGAATAATCTGCCGCTGCTCATCACGGCAACCTGCGATTTTGGCCGTTACGACGATCCTGGTGTGGTATCCGGCGCTGAACTGATGGTATTGAGCCCCAAAGGCGCAGCTGTGGGCGCGATCAGCACCACACGGCCGGTATATTCAAGCACCAATTTTGCATTGAACAAAGCATTTTACGAAGCACTGCTGCACGCCAAACCGGGCGAGCGGCTGGGTGATTTTTTTCTCAAAACGAAAAACAATGCGCTGGCCGGCAGCCTAAACAGGAACTTTACGCTGCTCGCCGATCCGTCCATGACCCTGAGCCCCAGTCGAAAGGGAATTCGATGGACGTCGCAGCCCGACACATTGCGTGCATTGCAAAAGGTAACCCTGCAAGCGGAAGTATTCGATCCACGCACCGGCGCGATGGACGATGATTTTAACGGAACAGCCCGGGTGGTGGTTTACGATAAGCCCATCGAATTTCGCACGCTGGGAAATGGAGGCAGTGCCGAAACGTACACGGAGTTCCGCAGCAAGCTCTTCGACGGGCATGTGTCCGTGAAAAACGGGCGGCTGCAATGCACTTTGCAAATGCCGAAGGATATCGACTATCGCCTCGGTGCGGGGCGGATCAGCACTTACGCGGTGAATGCCGACAGTACCGATGATGCCTCCGCGCAGCTCTCCGTACTCATAGGCGGCAGCGCGGTGCAGCAAACCGACAGCATTCCGCCGAAGCTCGCGGGCTACCTCAACACGCCGGCTTTCAGGGACGGCGATACGGTGGAGCCATCGCCGGTGTTGGTGCTGAAAATGAGCGACGAAAGCGGCATCAGCATTTCGAGAGCGGGTATCGGGCATGACATAACGATGACCCTGAACGACACGCTCACGGTCGTTTTAAATGATTACTACCAGGCCGATCTGGATAATTATAAATCAGGTACGATTAACTATCCGCTGGATAACTTGCCTGCCGGAAAATATATAGTCCGTTTAAAAGTATGGGACACGTATACTAACTTTTCTGAAATAGCGTTCGGGTTTCTAGTAGGCCCTGCCAAGGGAATCCGGCTCAACACCTTTAAGATTTACCCTAACCCATTTCAGAAAGACCTTACATTGGAACTCGGGCATGACCGGGTGAATGAGGACGTAGAATTAATTTTTAATATATTGCTGGTCAACGGTCAACGTTTGGGAACATATCGAAAACTTTACTATAACAGCGAGCCGATTATTAGAGAAGAATGGGACATAACGCAATGGTTGAAAACAGTACCGTTAGCCGAAACGCTGGTTTACCAATTATCGGTCAGATCGTTAAAAGACAATTCTACCGTTCAAAAAGCCGGAAAGCTGATACGGTATCCTTAG
- a CDS encoding cryptochrome/photolyase family protein yields MGLKTKDKIAIFWFRRDLRLHDNAGLYYALRSGYPVVPLFIFDRNILDDLEEKTDARLTFIHKAVSEIRQALRQKEADIMVEYGFPEKIWENLVAGHDIAEVYTNTDYEPYATDRDKAIYRILKQKDIVFKTCKDQVIFEKQEILSGQGSPYTVFTPYSRAWKQKLNDFYLKSYPTKKYFRHFHQWHGSALPSLREMGFEKTDYDFPPADVDDTLLKNYAKERDFPAMEATSRIGVHLRFGTVSIRDLARQARAHSDTFLNELIWRDFYQQILSNFPHVGKGDAFRKAYDLIKWRYDKADFKKWCEGKTGYPLVDAGMRQLNAIGFMHNRVRMVTASFLSKHLLIDWRLGEAYFAQKLLDYDLAANNGGWQWAAGSGTDAAPYFRIFNPASQAEKFDPKMEYIKKWVPEFGTDEYPEPMVDHKEARERCLQAYKTALDKANQ; encoded by the coding sequence ATGGGTCTGAAAACAAAAGACAAAATTGCGATATTCTGGTTTCGCCGGGACCTCAGGCTGCACGACAATGCGGGGCTCTATTACGCATTGCGCTCCGGCTACCCGGTCGTTCCGCTCTTCATTTTCGACCGGAACATTCTCGACGACCTCGAAGAAAAGACAGACGCGCGACTGACGTTCATTCACAAGGCCGTTTCGGAAATCCGGCAGGCATTGCGGCAAAAGGAAGCCGATATCATGGTCGAATACGGATTTCCTGAAAAAATCTGGGAGAATTTGGTGGCCGGACATGACATCGCCGAGGTTTATACCAACACCGACTATGAGCCTTACGCTACCGACCGCGACAAAGCTATTTACCGGATATTGAAGCAGAAGGATATCGTTTTCAAAACCTGCAAGGACCAGGTCATTTTTGAAAAACAGGAAATACTCAGCGGCCAGGGCTCGCCCTACACCGTTTTTACGCCATATAGCCGCGCCTGGAAGCAGAAACTCAACGATTTTTACCTCAAATCCTACCCTACTAAAAAGTATTTCAGGCATTTTCACCAATGGCACGGCAGCGCATTGCCCTCATTGCGGGAAATGGGTTTTGAAAAAACCGACTACGACTTTCCGCCCGCCGATGTAGATGATACGTTGCTAAAAAACTACGCAAAAGAGCGCGATTTCCCTGCTATGGAAGCAACAAGCCGGATCGGCGTTCACCTCCGCTTCGGCACCGTGAGTATACGCGACCTCGCGCGGCAAGCACGCGCGCACAGCGACACGTTCCTGAACGAGCTGATCTGGCGCGATTTCTACCAGCAAATCCTTTCCAACTTCCCGCACGTGGGCAAAGGTGACGCATTTCGGAAGGCCTATGATTTGATCAAATGGCGTTACGACAAGGCCGATTTTAAGAAGTGGTGCGAAGGAAAAACGGGTTATCCGCTGGTGGATGCCGGAATGCGGCAACTGAATGCGATCGGGTTCATGCATAACCGTGTGCGAATGGTCACGGCGAGTTTCCTTTCCAAGCATTTGCTGATCGACTGGCGCCTAGGGGAAGCCTATTTCGCTCAAAAACTGCTGGATTACGATCTTGCAGCCAACAATGGCGGCTGGCAATGGGCGGCAGGATCAGGAACCGACGCAGCGCCGTACTTCCGGATATTCAACCCTGCGTCGCAGGCGGAGAAGTTCGATCCGAAAATGGAGTATATCAAAAAATGGGTCCCCGAGTTTGGTACCGACGAATATCCTGAGCCGATGGTCGATCACAAAGAGGCACGCGAACGTTGCCTCCAAGCCTACAAAACGGCGCTCGATAAAGCGAATCAGTAG